In the genome of uncultured Cohaesibacter sp., one region contains:
- a CDS encoding di-heme oxidoredictase family protein → MEARVFGAVTCALVGAAVLSVPSGPALGTPVIGDERAVPEHLEASALETMAPEDILAHGRLLFDAKFTVLDGAGRPAATQAEVPVKRRPGRVPAMFRTAGPEANACNGCHNQPDSGGAGEFVANVFTSEGVSDFEFDTLEAQFSNERGTPHLHGSGLVELIAREMSDDLHALRREAVDAAREKGEAITVRLVTKGVDFGALTVEPDGFVNIEGIEGIDHDLIVRPFSQKGVFTSLRQFSINAMNSHHGIQSDERWGLQWTGTSDFDEDGHKGEITSADMTAVVLFQAALPTPVQQMPDEPLLRDAVKEGEALFDQVACSQCHVKALPLKSLTFQEPGPYNRAGNLRASDQAGKVLSFELPSDGLEKNDAGDWMVPVFTDFKRHVIADSEKPHYGNERLSQRFIANDLFLTPRLWGVGSTAPYGHRGDVTTLREAILHHGGEARDSRLAFEALEDLDQRKIVEFLKSLKLTTEAKP, encoded by the coding sequence ATGGAAGCCAGAGTATTCGGTGCAGTCACCTGCGCTTTGGTCGGGGCTGCTGTCCTGTCTGTGCCATCAGGCCCGGCACTTGGCACACCCGTGATTGGTGATGAGCGGGCTGTACCCGAGCATCTGGAGGCAAGCGCCCTTGAGACGATGGCGCCGGAGGATATTCTGGCGCATGGTCGATTGTTGTTCGATGCCAAGTTCACCGTGCTCGATGGGGCCGGACGTCCCGCTGCAACACAGGCAGAGGTGCCGGTCAAGCGGCGACCGGGACGGGTGCCGGCGATGTTCCGAACCGCAGGGCCGGAAGCCAATGCCTGCAATGGCTGTCACAACCAGCCCGATTCCGGTGGCGCGGGCGAGTTCGTGGCCAACGTCTTCACCTCCGAGGGCGTGTCCGACTTTGAATTCGACACGCTCGAAGCGCAATTCTCCAACGAGCGCGGGACGCCGCACCTGCATGGCTCCGGTCTGGTCGAGCTGATCGCGCGGGAGATGAGCGACGACCTGCATGCCTTGCGGCGTGAGGCCGTCGATGCCGCGCGGGAAAAGGGTGAGGCCATCACCGTCCGGCTCGTCACCAAGGGTGTCGATTTCGGAGCGCTGACTGTCGAGCCGGATGGTTTTGTCAATATCGAAGGAATTGAGGGCATCGATCACGATCTCATCGTGCGCCCCTTCAGCCAGAAGGGGGTCTTCACTTCGCTGAGACAGTTTTCGATCAATGCCATGAATTCGCATCACGGCATTCAAAGCGATGAGCGCTGGGGCCTGCAATGGACCGGTACGAGCGATTTTGATGAGGATGGGCATAAGGGCGAGATCACGTCGGCGGACATGACCGCTGTGGTGCTGTTTCAGGCGGCCCTTCCGACGCCGGTGCAGCAGATGCCGGACGAGCCTCTGCTCAGGGACGCGGTCAAGGAGGGGGAAGCTCTGTTTGATCAGGTGGCTTGCTCTCAATGTCACGTAAAGGCCCTGCCGCTCAAGTCGCTCACCTTTCAGGAACCCGGTCCCTACAATCGGGCGGGCAATCTGCGTGCCAGTGATCAGGCGGGCAAGGTGCTGTCCTTCGAGCTGCCGTCCGACGGCTTGGAAAAGAATGACGCGGGGGATTGGATGGTGCCGGTCTTTACCGATTTCAAACGTCATGTGATCGCGGACTCCGAGAAACCTCACTATGGCAATGAACGGCTGTCCCAGCGCTTTATCGCCAATGACCTGTTCCTGACGCCGCGCTTGTGGGGTGTCGGCAGCACGGCTCCCTATGGGCACAGGGGAGATGTGACGACCTTGCGCGAGGCGATCCTTCATCACGGTGGTGAGGCGCGGGACTCACGACTGGCGTTCGAGGCGTTGGAAGATCTCGATCAGCGCAAAATCGTCGAATTTCTGAAATCGCTCAAGCTGACGACGGAGGCTAAGCCATGA
- a CDS encoding ferric reductase-like transmembrane domain-containing protein: protein MTKTMTSKSGIKAIIDSPYFIWLLLTIPAIPMISDALSGTDLHRLLHPTGEFAARFLILSLMLTPLKLLFPKSGFVFWLMRRRRYIGVAAFGYALLHTLCYVVDLGTLSKLVADLSKLGIIIGWLAFIIFIPLALTSNDLSIRKLGPRQWKSLQRFAYIAAMATLVHWLLESHHAGAALVNFAPLILLELYRLWHTMRPSHGHPSRRPSATLS from the coding sequence ATGACAAAGACCATGACCAGCAAATCCGGCATCAAAGCCATCATAGACTCCCCCTATTTCATCTGGCTGCTACTGACCATTCCAGCCATTCCGATGATCAGCGATGCCCTCTCGGGAACGGACCTGCACCGCCTGCTCCATCCGACAGGTGAATTTGCCGCCCGCTTCCTCATCCTTTCACTGATGCTCACACCGCTCAAACTTCTGTTCCCGAAGTCGGGCTTCGTTTTCTGGCTGATGCGCCGCCGCCGCTACATCGGCGTTGCGGCCTTCGGCTATGCCTTGCTGCATACCTTATGCTACGTCGTCGATCTCGGCACGCTTAGCAAACTGGTCGCCGACCTCAGCAAGCTGGGCATCATCATCGGCTGGCTGGCCTTTATTATTTTCATCCCGCTTGCGCTCACTTCCAACGATCTCTCGATCCGCAAACTGGGACCACGCCAGTGGAAGAGCCTGCAACGCTTCGCCTATATCGCGGCAATGGCGACCCTCGTGCACTGGCTCCTCGAAAGCCACCATGCAGGCGCGGCCCTCGTCAATTTCGCCCCGCTCATCCTGCTTGAACTCTATCGCCTCTGGCATACCATGAGGCCATCCCACGGGCACCCTTCGCGTCGCCCATCGGCAACCCTGTCCTGA
- a CDS encoding methyl-accepting chemotaxis protein, with protein sequence MLKRLIDLKFSIKVGGGFAVMMVLVALVGLVGILAIVNSKKQSQINEASIGVLDVLQDVSSKRESYLAHSSGDNAQLVLAGISSLDSKLQQLSVSLGAQPEAVAKLERARQSVGELQSEFSALSTLTDEQKTRFQHLLTSVAELVTGTETITTQLENMKREAQQVAKKATNDNVLAEGVVRVITEVKDEAITLERSLGKIVNVRDKYEWKGIAVKAEVLEKKAQQATEVEIEGVDPTLIQMLVDRAVRLRELLNSIAENVDKDTQEAIDERNSVNQAAAGLASLSNSIRRTVYSVLDDTRTVAQSETDKLNDVNLVAANSARVYTGALDTKASTLEFISGDSGLTTFDIQMKIDSFRTSGKVLQTSASSYPDVKEIADGIIAEVDKYETEFFEMADGAEKAKAQRAQLIALSGTVQTIINELVQEQSHVAKRASDTMMFSIAGAVLIALLIGALFAVVITLAVTRPIRGLTDVMTTLASGNLDVDINGAKRQDEIGNMSRAVQVFRDNARERVRLEATTKAEEAKQRERQSRIEAMIASFEERMETLLSGVSDTANTMEGTATSLTDIANRSADQAQNTAVASQGALESVQNVSGAAEELASSIHEIGEQVQRTETIVRNARSSSEETNAKVTALADAANKIGQVVNLIQDIAEQTNLLALNATIEAARAGDAGKGFAVVAAEVKNLANQTSKATEEIGSQISAIQGSTDEAVSAIAAIVQTMEEADAYTAAISTAVSQQNMATGEISGNVQTAADGTLSVQTNMSALSEAVELTRSSSTQVLDASVSLGQKTQQLQQEISTFLRDVSAA encoded by the coding sequence ATGTTGAAGCGATTAATCGACCTGAAATTCTCAATCAAGGTTGGCGGCGGATTTGCCGTAATGATGGTGCTGGTTGCCCTTGTCGGGCTTGTTGGTATCCTGGCAATCGTCAATTCCAAGAAGCAATCCCAGATCAACGAAGCATCCATTGGTGTTCTGGACGTGTTGCAGGACGTTTCGAGCAAGCGCGAATCCTATCTCGCGCACAGCTCTGGCGACAACGCTCAGCTCGTTCTTGCCGGGATTTCTTCGCTCGACAGCAAATTGCAGCAACTGTCTGTTTCGCTCGGAGCGCAGCCCGAAGCGGTTGCGAAACTTGAGCGCGCCCGTCAGTCGGTTGGTGAGCTTCAGTCGGAATTCTCGGCCCTGTCCACCCTGACGGACGAACAGAAGACGCGCTTCCAGCATCTTCTGACCAGCGTTGCCGAACTGGTGACCGGTACTGAGACGATCACCACCCAGCTTGAGAATATGAAGCGGGAAGCTCAGCAGGTTGCGAAGAAGGCAACGAACGACAACGTTCTTGCTGAAGGGGTTGTCCGCGTGATTACCGAAGTCAAGGACGAAGCCATCACGCTGGAGCGCAGTTTGGGCAAGATCGTGAATGTGCGCGACAAGTATGAGTGGAAGGGCATCGCAGTAAAGGCCGAAGTGCTGGAGAAGAAGGCACAGCAAGCCACTGAGGTTGAAATCGAAGGCGTCGATCCAACCCTTATCCAGATGTTGGTCGACCGGGCCGTTCGCCTGCGCGAACTCCTCAATTCCATTGCCGAGAATGTCGACAAGGACACGCAGGAGGCGATTGATGAACGCAACAGCGTCAATCAGGCCGCTGCCGGTCTGGCGTCACTTTCGAACTCCATTCGCCGCACTGTCTACAGCGTTCTGGATGATACGCGCACCGTGGCTCAGAGCGAGACAGACAAGCTCAACGACGTCAATCTGGTGGCTGCGAACTCGGCTCGGGTCTACACCGGAGCGCTCGACACCAAGGCTTCGACCCTCGAATTCATCTCGGGGGACAGTGGTCTGACCACATTTGACATCCAGATGAAGATCGACAGCTTCCGCACTTCCGGCAAGGTGTTGCAGACGAGCGCCTCCTCCTATCCGGATGTCAAGGAAATCGCCGATGGCATCATCGCCGAAGTCGATAAATATGAAACCGAATTCTTCGAAATGGCGGACGGTGCCGAGAAAGCCAAGGCGCAGCGTGCGCAGCTGATCGCTCTGTCCGGCACGGTTCAGACCATCATCAACGAACTGGTGCAGGAACAATCCCATGTTGCCAAGCGGGCGTCTGACACGATGATGTTCTCGATTGCCGGGGCCGTGCTTATTGCCCTGCTGATCGGTGCCCTGTTCGCAGTGGTGATCACGCTTGCTGTTACCCGGCCGATCCGCGGGTTGACAGACGTGATGACAACGCTTGCCAGCGGCAACCTTGATGTCGACATCAACGGCGCCAAACGTCAGGACGAGATTGGCAACATGAGCCGCGCGGTTCAGGTCTTCCGTGACAATGCTCGCGAGAGGGTTCGTCTCGAAGCGACGACCAAGGCGGAAGAAGCCAAGCAGCGCGAACGCCAGAGCCGCATCGAGGCTATGATTGCCTCGTTCGAAGAGCGGATGGAAACCCTGCTGTCCGGTGTCAGCGATACCGCCAACACCATGGAAGGCACGGCAACGTCCCTCACAGACATCGCCAACCGCAGTGCCGATCAGGCGCAGAATACGGCCGTTGCAAGTCAGGGTGCTCTTGAGAGTGTGCAGAATGTGTCCGGTGCGGCAGAAGAACTTGCCTCGTCCATTCACGAGATCGGCGAACAGGTCCAGCGGACCGAAACCATCGTGCGCAATGCCCGCTCTTCGAGCGAAGAGACCAACGCGAAGGTCACCGCACTGGCTGATGCCGCAAACAAGATCGGTCAGGTCGTCAACCTCATTCAGGACATTGCCGAGCAGACCAACCTTCTCGCGCTGAACGCGACCATCGAAGCGGCTCGTGCCGGGGATGCAGGCAAGGGCTTTGCCGTGGTTGCTGCCGAGGTCAAGAATCTTGCTAACCAGACCTCGAAAGCGACCGAGGAAATCGGCAGCCAGATCTCGGCTATTCAGGGATCTACTGACGAGGCTGTGTCGGCGATTGCCGCGATTGTTCAGACCATGGAAGAGGCCGATGCCTACACGGCCGCGATCTCGACTGCGGTCAGCCAGCAGAATATGGCGACGGGCGAGATTTCGGGCAACGTTCAAACGGCGGCTGATGGCACCCTGTCGGTGCAGACCAACATGTCAGCCCTGTCCGAGGCCGTCGAGCTGACCCGGTCGTCTTCGACACAGGTGCTTGACGCATCGGTCAGCCTTGGGCAGAAGACCCAGCAGCTGCAGCAGGAAATCTCGACCTTCCTGAGAGATGTCTCTGCCGCCTGA
- a CDS encoding DUF2218 domain-containing protein, which translates to MTHSSVSTISSDRASGYLQQLCKHFGHKIETRFTPEEGEIIFPFGRCDLTAVDRDLTMKAQAESEEDLKKLENVIASHLERFAFKEELKISWT; encoded by the coding sequence ATGACACACTCGTCCGTATCCACCATTTCATCCGATCGCGCCAGCGGTTACCTGCAGCAATTGTGCAAGCATTTCGGCCACAAGATCGAAACCCGCTTCACACCTGAGGAAGGCGAGATCATTTTTCCCTTCGGCCGTTGTGACCTCACCGCCGTCGACAGGGATCTCACCATGAAGGCTCAGGCCGAAAGCGAGGAAGACCTCAAGAAGCTGGAAAATGTCATCGCTTCGCATCTCGAGCGATTTGCTTTCAAGGAAGAACTCAAAATCAGCTGGACCTGA
- a CDS encoding aldose epimerase family protein → MSKERFGEMPDGTPIERVTISGGGLTACVLTYGAIIQDLRMEGHDKPLVLGYETLEPYFTDSPYFGATVGRVGNRIRDGHLEIDGKTYQLDINFAGKHTLHGGTVGMSEKVWRVEWFKSDAVQLSVELPDGDMGFPGTLRITQTYSLKDGGVLDIELVAQTDKTTVCNLAHHSYFNLDGSPTIHDHVLQVVADSYTVADEECIPSGEVASLDGNPLDFRQPKRIGDVIAVTGIIDNNMCCLEGAGSLRRLATLSSPKSGISLDVMSTEPGVQIYDGIHIETDVPGLDGFVMGKNAAFCMEPQIWPDAVHHANFPQPILKPGETYHQHTQYVFSKS, encoded by the coding sequence ATGTCCAAAGAACGATTTGGCGAAATGCCTGATGGCACACCGATTGAACGCGTCACCATCTCTGGTGGAGGACTGACGGCGTGTGTTCTGACTTATGGGGCGATCATTCAGGATCTGCGGATGGAGGGCCATGACAAGCCTCTGGTGCTCGGTTACGAAACGCTGGAGCCCTACTTCACTGACTCGCCCTATTTTGGTGCGACCGTTGGCCGGGTCGGCAACCGCATTCGCGACGGGCATCTGGAGATTGACGGCAAGACCTATCAGCTCGATATCAATTTTGCCGGCAAGCACACCCTGCACGGCGGCACGGTGGGGATGAGCGAGAAGGTCTGGCGCGTCGAGTGGTTCAAGTCCGACGCGGTGCAGCTGTCGGTGGAACTGCCGGATGGCGACATGGGCTTCCCGGGGACCCTCAGGATCACCCAGACCTACAGTCTCAAGGACGGGGGCGTGCTTGATATCGAACTCGTTGCCCAGACCGACAAGACGACGGTGTGCAACCTTGCGCACCACAGCTATTTCAATCTCGATGGTTCGCCGACCATTCATGACCATGTTCTGCAGGTTGTCGCGGATTCCTACACGGTCGCCGATGAGGAATGCATTCCTTCGGGCGAGGTGGCCTCGCTTGATGGCAATCCGCTTGATTTCCGCCAGCCAAAGCGGATCGGCGATGTGATCGCTGTTACCGGCATTATCGACAACAATATGTGCTGTTTGGAAGGGGCAGGGAGCCTTCGCAGGCTCGCCACGCTTTCGAGCCCCAAGTCAGGGATCTCGCTTGACGTGATGAGCACGGAGCCCGGTGTGCAGATCTATGATGGCATTCACATCGAGACCGATGTTCCCGGACTGGATGGCTTCGTCATGGGCAAGAATGCGGCCTTTTGCATGGAGCCGCAGATCTGGCCTGACGCTGTGCATCACGCCAATTTCCCCCAGCCGATCCTTAAGCCCGGCGAGACCTATCACCAGCATACGCAATATGTCTTCAGCAAGAGCTGA
- a CDS encoding acyl-[ACP]--phospholipid O-acyltransferase: protein MRRHMMISKRFAPLFWTQYFSAFNDNFLRYSLIFLILAALPEQQGASLVSLSGAVFMVPFLFLSALGGELADKFDKGRMAEKLKLAEIGAAVIAILGISLASITVCMVALFLFGVVSALFGPIKYGILPDHLPRRELPAANGWVEGATFVAILTGTVAAGLVANKGVDPIVFGPMMLALAVGCWTISRAIPNTGSADPKLTINHNIFGSTWALLGELKAEKRLWRASMIVSWFWLLGAVLTALVPTFVTQIMGGSAQIVTIYSMVFAVSVAIGSAIAAWLCAGRVVLLPAPIGAAIVAFFSLQLAWNLANISEPLKASGVADFFSHVVAIRVGLDLAGLAIAGALMVVPSFTAVQTWARRDRRARVIAAVNVLNSAFIFASGATLALVQSQGVSIEQILFALGVANVLAAWLMMRYLPTNPMWDLVSILFRTFSRLEVEGRENLEKAGKAPILAFNHVSFLDGPLAMAIAEAEPVFAIDGKTAKTWWVHPFLRFCKYLVLEPSQPVAVQSLINAIQSGRPIVLFPEGRVTDTGGLMKVYDVAAMAADMTGAKVVPIRIDGLERSFSSRMDAGQVRRKLFPKVRVTILEPQTLAIREDLKGRKRRMAAGAELQHMMAELVYRTTNVDRTVLAKVIKVGRSLGMRRVAVEDPFAGRLNYGKLLTGVRVLGARFSGDFASEERVGVMMPTANGTIVMILAMMSAGKVPALLNFTSGISSLLAACKTAQLNVVLTSRAFVEQAKLEEAIEALESVVRIVYVEDIRSSLTLADKLAGMWRRKKPVVEKGADDPAVVLFTSGSEGVPKGVVLTHRNLLANAAQAGASIDLTLNDRVFNLLPMFHCFGLTAATILPLVRGMPIYFYPSPLHYRVIPELIYGSNATILFGTDTFLNGYARTAHPFDFRSIRYCVAGAEPVKASTRETFVNRFGLRIMEGYGVTECAPVISLNTPMFSKVGSVGKVLPGIETRLEPVPGVLEGGRLQVRGANVMAGYLRVENPGVLEPPEDGWHDTGDIVTIDEDGYITIIGRAKRFAEIAGEKVSLAAIEQLADELWPGSITATAILPDPKRGERIVMMTDNPDADRTEFAAFVRKKGAMDFMIPTEIVIQDVPVLGTGKVDYVSVQKLMDLRAVNGSDSK from the coding sequence ATGCGTCGTCACATGATGATCTCCAAGCGCTTTGCGCCTTTGTTCTGGACGCAGTATTTTTCTGCCTTCAACGACAATTTTCTGCGCTATTCGCTGATTTTTCTCATTCTTGCGGCCTTGCCTGAACAGCAGGGGGCCTCGTTGGTCTCGTTGTCCGGTGCCGTCTTCATGGTGCCGTTCCTGTTTCTCTCGGCGCTCGGTGGCGAGCTGGCGGACAAGTTTGACAAGGGACGGATGGCCGAGAAGCTCAAGCTGGCCGAGATCGGTGCAGCTGTGATTGCCATTCTGGGCATCTCTCTTGCCTCGATTACGGTGTGCATGGTGGCGCTGTTCCTGTTCGGTGTGGTCTCGGCACTGTTCGGCCCGATCAAATATGGCATCCTGCCCGATCATCTGCCCCGGCGCGAGTTGCCTGCCGCCAATGGTTGGGTGGAGGGAGCCACCTTCGTTGCCATCCTGACGGGGACGGTCGCTGCCGGGCTCGTGGCCAACAAGGGCGTTGATCCGATTGTTTTCGGTCCGATGATGCTGGCGCTCGCCGTTGGCTGTTGGACGATCAGCCGGGCGATCCCCAACACCGGATCAGCCGACCCCAAGCTCACCATCAATCACAACATTTTCGGGTCGACATGGGCTCTGCTCGGTGAGCTGAAGGCGGAAAAGCGTCTTTGGCGGGCCAGCATGATCGTGTCTTGGTTCTGGTTGCTGGGGGCGGTTCTGACGGCTTTGGTGCCGACCTTTGTTACCCAGATCATGGGAGGCAGCGCGCAGATCGTGACCATCTATTCGATGGTCTTTGCCGTCTCGGTTGCCATCGGCTCTGCCATTGCCGCCTGGCTCTGCGCAGGCCGTGTCGTGTTGCTGCCTGCCCCGATCGGGGCGGCCATTGTTGCTTTCTTCTCGCTGCAACTGGCCTGGAACCTTGCCAACATTTCCGAGCCGCTCAAGGCGAGCGGTGTCGCGGACTTCTTCTCCCACGTGGTGGCGATCCGGGTGGGGCTGGATCTGGCAGGGCTCGCGATTGCCGGTGCCCTGATGGTGGTGCCATCTTTCACGGCAGTTCAGACTTGGGCGCGTCGGGATCGTCGGGCGCGTGTCATCGCGGCGGTGAACGTGCTTAACTCCGCCTTCATCTTTGCCTCTGGTGCCACCTTGGCTCTGGTTCAGTCACAAGGGGTAAGCATCGAGCAGATCCTCTTTGCTCTCGGGGTTGCCAACGTGCTGGCCGCCTGGCTGATGATGCGCTATTTGCCGACCAATCCCATGTGGGATCTGGTCAGCATCCTGTTCCGCACCTTCTCGCGGCTTGAGGTCGAGGGCAGGGAAAATCTCGAGAAAGCTGGCAAGGCCCCCATTCTGGCCTTCAATCATGTGAGCTTCCTTGATGGTCCGCTCGCTATGGCCATCGCTGAGGCCGAGCCGGTGTTTGCGATTGATGGCAAGACCGCCAAGACCTGGTGGGTGCATCCCTTCCTGCGCTTTTGCAAATATCTTGTGCTCGAACCATCGCAGCCGGTTGCCGTTCAATCCTTGATCAATGCGATCCAGAGTGGCCGCCCCATTGTCCTGTTTCCCGAAGGACGGGTCACGGACACCGGCGGGTTGATGAAGGTCTATGACGTTGCAGCGATGGCGGCTGACATGACCGGGGCGAAGGTGGTGCCGATCCGCATTGACGGGCTTGAGCGAAGCTTTTCATCGCGCATGGATGCCGGTCAGGTACGGCGCAAGCTGTTTCCCAAGGTCCGGGTCACCATTCTCGAGCCGCAGACCCTTGCCATTCGCGAGGATCTGAAGGGCCGCAAGCGCCGCATGGCTGCAGGGGCCGAGCTGCAGCACATGATGGCGGAGCTGGTCTATCGCACCACCAACGTTGACCGGACGGTGCTGGCCAAGGTGATCAAGGTGGGGCGCAGTCTCGGCATGCGGCGGGTTGCGGTGGAGGATCCGTTCGCCGGACGCCTCAACTATGGCAAGTTGCTGACGGGGGTGCGAGTGCTCGGTGCGCGGTTCTCTGGTGACTTTGCATCGGAGGAACGCGTCGGGGTGATGATGCCCACGGCGAATGGCACGATTGTTATGATCCTTGCCATGATGTCTGCAGGTAAGGTTCCCGCGCTTCTCAATTTCACCAGTGGGATCAGCAGCCTTCTGGCGGCTTGCAAGACCGCTCAGCTCAATGTCGTCCTGACGTCACGCGCCTTTGTTGAGCAGGCCAAGCTTGAGGAGGCCATCGAAGCCCTCGAGAGTGTCGTTCGCATCGTCTATGTCGAGGATATCCGATCAAGCCTCACACTTGCTGACAAGCTTGCGGGTATGTGGCGGCGCAAGAAGCCGGTCGTTGAAAAAGGTGCTGATGATCCGGCGGTGGTGCTTTTCACGTCTGGGTCGGAAGGGGTGCCCAAAGGGGTGGTGCTGACCCATCGCAATCTGCTGGCTAATGCGGCGCAGGCTGGTGCAAGCATCGATCTGACGCTTAATGACCGGGTTTTCAACCTGTTGCCGATGTTCCACTGCTTCGGGCTGACGGCTGCAACGATTTTGCCGCTGGTGCGTGGCATGCCGATCTATTTCTATCCCTCGCCGCTGCATTATCGCGTCATTCCCGAGTTGATCTACGGCTCCAATGCGACCATCCTGTTTGGCACGGACACCTTTTTGAATGGCTATGCCCGGACGGCCCATCCGTTCGATTTCCGCTCGATCCGCTATTGTGTCGCCGGGGCGGAGCCGGTCAAGGCGTCAACGCGCGAGACCTTCGTCAACCGCTTCGGCCTCAGGATCATGGAGGGTTATGGGGTGACCGAATGTGCTCCGGTTATCTCGCTCAACACGCCGATGTTCAGCAAGGTCGGCTCGGTGGGCAAGGTGCTGCCGGGGATCGAAACCCGACTGGAACCAGTGCCCGGTGTTTTGGAAGGCGGGCGGCTTCAGGTGCGTGGGGCCAATGTCATGGCTGGCTATCTGCGTGTCGAGAACCCCGGTGTGCTGGAGCCGCCCGAGGATGGCTGGCATGACACCGGCGATATCGTGACCATCGACGAGGATGGTTATATCACTATCATCGGCAGAGCGAAGCGGTTTGCCGAAATTGCCGGGGAGAAAGTGTCCCTTGCTGCGATCGAGCAACTGGCCGATGAACTCTGGCCCGGCTCCATCACGGCGACCGCGATCCTGCCCGATCCGAAGCGGGGTGAGCGCATCGTCATGATGACCGACAATCCCGATGCCGACCGCACAGAGTTTGCTGCTTTCGTGCGCAAGAAAGGTGCGATGGATTTCATGATCCCGACCGAAATCGTCATTCAGGACGTCCCCGTTCTTGGCACCGGTAAGGTGGATTATGTATCTGTGCAGAAGCTGATGGATCTCAGAGCCGTTAACGGATCTGATTCGAAATAG
- a CDS encoding CRTAC1 family protein, with the protein MKHLLAFALMSLATPAMAIEPPHMSEVTGESGVDHRYTGGWEFYVGGGVAVFDCNGDHYPELYLAGGAGEAELYLNRSGMGGEIRFEMQAEGALSLKSVSGAYPLDIDGDGNTDLAVLRVGENKLFRGRGGCVFEEANELWGFDGGKAWSTAFAAMWEEGNSLPTLAIGNYVDRDQPGSPFGTCHDTDFYRPTKDGTYRHEALQPGFCSLSMMFTDWDRSGKADLRIANDRQYYRGGHEQLWKIRKGEEPSEYRSEDGWRRLRIWGMGIASTDLTGDGRPDYYVTSMADNKLQVLASKDGSPDFDDDAFQRGITAHRPFVGDNVNPSTSWHAQFDDINNDSFVDLFVTKGNVEAMTDFAMKDPNSLFLGARDGSFEEAADKAGMLSFDRGRGGSLIDLNMDGLLDAVVVNRERPTQIWLNKGQVPDGAEVSAPMGNWVELQIRQDGPNREAIGAFVEVRVADRTQSHEITVGGGHAGGKSGWHHFGIGVAERAVVRVQWPDGEWGPWVRLFANQHARITRGKSTADVWLPARTALQQ; encoded by the coding sequence ATGAAACATCTGTTGGCTTTCGCTTTGATGAGTCTAGCTACGCCAGCTATGGCGATTGAACCGCCGCACATGTCGGAAGTGACGGGAGAGAGCGGCGTTGATCATCGCTACACCGGCGGCTGGGAATTCTACGTCGGCGGCGGTGTTGCGGTGTTCGATTGCAACGGGGATCACTATCCGGAACTTTATCTCGCCGGGGGGGCGGGGGAGGCCGAGCTCTATCTCAATCGTAGCGGTATGGGTGGAGAAATCCGCTTTGAAATGCAGGCCGAAGGTGCCTTGTCGCTCAAGTCCGTGAGCGGGGCTTATCCGCTTGATATCGATGGAGACGGCAACACCGATCTTGCGGTCTTGCGGGTAGGCGAGAACAAGCTCTTTCGTGGCAGGGGCGGATGTGTTTTTGAGGAGGCGAATGAGCTCTGGGGCTTTGACGGCGGCAAGGCCTGGTCAACTGCCTTTGCTGCCATGTGGGAGGAGGGCAATAGCCTTCCCACCCTCGCCATTGGCAATTATGTGGACCGCGATCAGCCCGGCTCGCCCTTCGGCACTTGCCATGACACCGATTTCTATCGCCCGACCAAGGACGGGACCTATCGCCATGAGGCCTTGCAGCCGGGCTTCTGTTCGCTGTCGATGATGTTCACCGACTGGGACCGGTCGGGCAAGGCGGACCTCCGGATCGCCAACGACCGGCAATATTATCGTGGAGGGCACGAACAGCTCTGGAAGATCCGAAAAGGCGAGGAACCTTCGGAATATCGCTCCGAGGATGGCTGGCGTCGCCTGAGGATCTGGGGGATGGGCATTGCGTCGACGGACCTGACCGGGGACGGCAGGCCGGACTATTACGTCACCTCTATGGCCGACAACAAGCTACAGGTGCTGGCGTCCAAGGACGGATCACCGGACTTTGATGATGATGCCTTCCAGCGAGGGATCACGGCGCATCGACCCTTTGTTGGCGACAATGTCAATCCGTCCACCTCGTGGCATGCCCAATTCGACGACATCAACAACGACAGCTTTGTCGACCTGTTCGTCACCAAGGGCAATGTGGAGGCCATGACCGACTTTGCCATGAAGGACCCGAACAGTCTGTTTCTGGGCGCGCGGGATGGCAGCTTCGAAGAGGCGGCGGACAAGGCGGGGATGCTCAGTTTTGATCGTGGGCGGGGTGGCTCGCTCATTGATCTCAACATGGATGGTCTGCTCGATGCCGTCGTGGTGAACAGGGAGAGACCAACACAGATCTGGCTTAACAAGGGACAGGTGCCGGACGGTGCCGAGGTGTCAGCTCCAATGGGCAACTGGGTGGAATTGCAGATCCGGCAGGATGGCCCCAATCGGGAGGCCATTGGGGCCTTTGTCGAGGTGCGGGTGGCGGACCGGACACAAAGCCACGAGATCACCGTCGGGGGAGGGCATGCCGGAGGCAAGTCGGGGTGGCATCACTTCGGCATCGGCGTTGCCGAACGTGCCGTGGTGCGGGTGCAATGGCCCGATGGGGAGTGGGGGCCGTGGGTCCGGCTCTTTGCCAACCAGCATGCGCGCATCACCCGGGGCAAGTCGACGGCCGATGTCTGGCTGCCGGCAAGGACTGCACTTCAGCAGTGA